The sequence below is a genomic window from Synechococcus sp. PCC 7335.
TCAGCGATGAGTCCTTCGACGCGAGTGGCCACTTCTTGACGAATGCCTGTCACTCCTGTGACGCTAACCAGATAGACAAAGCCTCGAGTCCGATGGGCGATCGCCTCAATTCGCTCGTTTGTAGAAGTCGGTGCTACTAGCAGGATCACCGCAATGCCGATGCTATCTGCCACTTTCAACAGATAATCCATCTCTTCGAGGGGCAGATCTGGCACAAGTAGTCCGCGAGCGCCAGCGGCATAGATATCTTTTAAGAACTTCTCGATACCTCGATTCAATATCGGGTTGTAGTAGGTGAAGAGAACCAGCGGAGCTGATAGCTTAGGCGCTACTTCCGCAACGAGATCGATCACCGCTTCTAAAGTCACCCCTCGGTTCAAAGCTCTAGTTGCCGCCGCCTGAATGGTTGGACCATCTGCTAGCGGATCGGAATAGGGAATTCCTAGCTCAATAATATCTGCACCGTTTTGATCGAGTAACTGCAGTGCTTTGGCGGTAGTTGCTAAGTCAGGATCACCTGCGGTGATAAAGGGAATTAGGGCGCATTGATTGCGATCGCGCAATTCGTCAAATTTCTCTTGAATAGACACCATCACTCACTTATTCCTTGCTGAGCTTCTTCTAGCCGCTCTTTTTCTACCTCTGCCTGAAGTGCTGCTAGTTCCTCCGGACTCATCTCTTCTAGCCGCTTTTGTAACACCGCTTCTTCGTAGTCCTCTAGCTGCTGGTAGTAGGTCATTTTCTTACCGGCAGCGCGGACTACATAAGTTGCCGTCCAGCCTAGCAGCCCAGCTATAAAAACCACCTGACTCCAAATTCCAGCAGACAAACCGTCCATCCCGGCCCAGCTGAAAACTAGATATAGCAAGCCGCCTGCCGCGAAGACGCCGATGCCAATACCAATAACGTCAATTCTTCTCATCTGGGTTTCTCGCTGCCTCTGCTCGCAAGCGCCTTATACTTCACGCCGGTACGGACGGAAGTTCAAAAACGGACTTACTAGCAAGCACCCGGGGAAAAACACTAGCATTAATCCATAGCAGATTAACCGCTCAATCGAACTCGCTGCAGTCCAGCGCTGCTTTAGATACAGCATCAGCGCTACAGGTACCACAACTAAATACAGCCCGCCCAAAGCCACATATAAACCAAGAGCAACCAGCGCTGGAGATTCAAGACCAAGAAGTGTCATCGGTAAGCAGTTATCCTATCTAAAACCAGTCAAGTCTCTCTATATTAGACCCCCGACCGCAATTCTCGCGCGCCCTTAATCAGAAGTGCCTTCTTTGTACCCTGACTTCTTCCCCCTTAGAAGATCCCTTTCTCTAGAACAATTCACTAAAACCAGTTGCCAATCCGTCCGCTTGGTGGTGCAATAGACATCTGTGAGTACAATTCAGGCGATAGTAAACTCCTATTGACTGTTAACTCATAAACCCAAGAGGGGGCGTGGCGGAATGGTAGACGCTGCGGATTTAAAATCCGTTGATTGTAAAAATCGTGAGGGTTCAAGTCCCTCCGCCCCCATATAGCTTACAGGCGAGGCACTGTCCGGAAACGGGTTGAACACACATCCGGGCCAGTTAGATTTGGGCTATTTGGTTCTAGGCCATTTGATTCTAAGCCATAGAGAGAACACTCTAATATGATTGCCTAAACAGTCACTGGGCAATCTATGAATGATATCGATCAACTTTTGTGTTGTGACCAGTAGGCTTTTTAACAAGATACCAACCAATGGATAGCACTCAGCAGCTCTTGCAGGCCATAGTCGATTTACCAGATTCCCCAGATAAGAAGAAGTTAGTTAAAAAGTTTTTTGAAACACAAAAAGACCCTGCAAGCATAGCTCTCGCCCGGTACTACCTTCTCAAGTATGAAGAAAAGAAGAAGAAGCTAGAAGTGGCGCAACAGAGTTGTCAATCAGACCAAGCGGACGTTTATTCTCCCCCAATATAGAAATTGAACAACGAATATCTTCGTAAGTAGCCCTATATCAGTAGCCCTATAAACAATAACACCGTTTTTTTAGCACTACTTGAGCACTACTACTATGGTCGTCTAATCAACCGCCAAATCACTCTGATGAGCTGCCTCACAGTAAGCAACTGCAGCCGTCATCGCGGCCTGATGTACCACTTTCCAAGCAAGATTGAGCGATCGCGCTCTTTCAGCTACATCTTCATACTCTGGCTGTACATTCACGACTTTTCCGTTTATCCGTCCTAGCTTCACCATTATCTCTCCGTATATGGTTGAGACGCTAACCATTTCTCTCGATAAAGCAGTCCGCTTCTGCCAAGTACGACGGATTCCTAAAGTTGTTGTTTCATTAAACAGAATGGTCTCACAGTCAATAACCCTTGATTCTGGGCAGATAACGGTCAGTAGCGTCCCTAGCCGGTTCTTCTTCATAGCTATGCCTTGCGTAAAGACATCTACAGCCCCTGCTAAGAATAGCCGCTCGAAAACAAATCCAATTACCTGAGGCGAGCAGTCATCTATCTGAGTCCGCAGCTCTACGATAGTCTCAAGGCCATGAGTCTCAGTGGGATGGATATAGCTTGAGGAAACAGGCGGCTGATCGGAAGCTGTATCAGCAATAGTGCCAATCCACAGACGAAGGATATTAGGAATAGATAATTCTCGCCCGCCTGCACCAAGACCCACCTTCTGTAGCCTAAAGCTAGGCGGAGGACCGAATGATTCGGATAAGGTGATGGCGATCGCACAACCTGTGGGTGTGACTAACTCCTTCTCTATTCCATTGCTATACACCGGAACTTCTGCGGCTTCTAGCATATTGAGCACCGCTGGTACAGGTACCGGTAGCAGACCGTGTTCACAGCGCACTGTACCACCGCCTGTCGGTAGCGGCGAACAGACCAGATGATCGATATTCAACCAATCTAGGCCCAAACAGGTTCCGACAATATCAATGATTGCATCCGTTGCACCCACTTCATGAAAGTGAACCTGCTCGGGTGCAATGCTGTGAACACTAGCCTCTGCTGCTGCTAGCTTACCGAAAACAGAAAGGCTCCACTGAGTAGCGCGTTGCGGCAAATCAGCCTGTTGAATAAGCTTCTCTATCTCAGGCAGTTTACGCGTGCCGTGGTGATGGTGATGGTGGTGATGGTGTTTTTCAAGCGAATGCTCTGTTAGTTCGACATGAACCTTGGTAGCCGCTTGCTGGCTGCGCAAGACCGATTCAGCCTGTAGCTTAAACTCATCGTCTATACCTAGCTTGGCAAACTGTTCTTTTAGATAGTCTATCGGTACTCCTGCATCAACTAATGCGCCTAGACACATGTCGCCAGCAATTCCGGTCGGACAGTCGAAGTAGGCTAACGTTTTCATAAGCAATAGAAGGTAAGCATCTTTACTTACTCGAATAGGGGTAGAGATATTAAGTAATTGTCTATAGCGATCTTAATAGGTCTATCAATATCCAAGCTCAATCCTGCCTATTCTGTACGCTCCCTTTCCATTTTTCTTCTCCAGTTTTTTATCTATGGCTACCCTGTACGAAGTCCATCCGGTTACACCCGATCCTAGAACAATCAATGCATTGCGAGATGATCTTCGTCAGGGAGCAATTATGCTCTATCCCACGGATACGGTCTATGCTATCGGCTGCGACCTAAGTTCAAAGTCCGCGATTAAAAGAGTACGACAACTTAAACAGCTTTCCAACGACAAGCCATTGA
It includes:
- the larC gene encoding nickel pincer cofactor biosynthesis protein LarC; the protein is MKTLAYFDCPTGIAGDMCLGALVDAGVPIDYLKEQFAKLGIDDEFKLQAESVLRSQQAATKVHVELTEHSLEKHHHHHHHHHGTRKLPEIEKLIQQADLPQRATQWSLSVFGKLAAAEASVHSIAPEQVHFHEVGATDAIIDIVGTCLGLDWLNIDHLVCSPLPTGGGTVRCEHGLLPVPVPAVLNMLEAAEVPVYSNGIEKELVTPTGCAIAITLSESFGPPPSFRLQKVGLGAGGRELSIPNILRLWIGTIADTASDQPPVSSSYIHPTETHGLETIVELRTQIDDCSPQVIGFVFERLFLAGAVDVFTQGIAMKKNRLGTLLTVICPESRVIDCETILFNETTTLGIRRTWQKRTALSREMVSVSTIYGEIMVKLGRINGKVVNVQPEYEDVAERARSLNLAWKVVHQAAMTAAVAYCEAAHQSDLAVD
- a CDS encoding DUF3007 family protein, with the protein product MRRIDVIGIGIGVFAAGGLLYLVFSWAGMDGLSAGIWSQVVFIAGLLGWTATYVVRAAGKKMTYYQQLEDYEEAVLQKRLEEMSPEELAALQAEVEKERLEEAQQGISE
- the trpA gene encoding tryptophan synthase subunit alpha; the protein is MVSIQEKFDELRDRNQCALIPFITAGDPDLATTAKALQLLDQNGADIIELGIPYSDPLADGPTIQAAATRALNRGVTLEAVIDLVAEVAPKLSAPLVLFTYYNPILNRGIEKFLKDIYAAGARGLLVPDLPLEEMDYLLKVADSIGIAVILLVAPTSTNERIEAIAHRTRGFVYLVSVTGVTGIRQEVATRVEGLIAELHSATNKPVGVGFGVSEPSQAKQLKDWGADGVIVGSAIVKRLSSGTPEEGLASISEFCAQLKTAIE
- the ndhL gene encoding NAD(P)H-quinone oxidoreductase subunit L; this translates as MTLLGLESPALVALGLYVALGGLYLVVVPVALMLYLKQRWTAASSIERLICYGLMLVFFPGCLLVSPFLNFRPYRREV